A section of the Flaviflexus equikiangi genome encodes:
- a CDS encoding DUF3427 domain-containing protein, protein MNDDDALPFGLYELVESAALPTHRFPPQAQADWAEVDEAERISVLSRYVAAQLEQRLKLADKKDRVDIVNQALAGIQPDDAIRWGAKGELRQLVALRPSQSRRILRPETPLSDAALLTNGPQQPSLSREIVREMASADRVDLLCSFLKVSGINVLWKALAELRARGVPLRVITTTYMGATDAKAVHILHDMGAEVKVSYLTTTTRLHAKAWLFERDSGFSTGYVGSSNLSAAAMTDGLEWNVRLSNALTPGVLSQFRATFDSYWSNPEFVTYEPDQRDELDRALRRATDGDKRTLAALDMTFLDVYPRPHQALMLDHLAAERSRGHHRNLVVAATGTGKTILSALDFRALSETLHSPTLLFVAHREKILTQARQAFQAVMRKRSFGDMLVGGARPRDTNHVFASIQSLSRGWLTSLPRDHFDIVIIDEFHHADAATYRAVLDYLEPKELIGLTATPERGDGVDVAEEFFDGRIATELRLWDALDADLLVPFHYFGIDDGTDLSRLKVTRGAYETEALNQIYVDDEEGSQGKTRLRIIAEELDLKVADPKRMKALGFCASKVHARFMAEAFNRLGIAAVSLVGEDPEADRIDAIERLRSDDDPLAVIFTVDIFNEGVDIPDVDTLLMLRPTESPTLFQQQLGRGLRRAPRKSVLTVLDFVGNHSGLYRFEKKYKAFVRGGRLTAHAVTGGFPDLPAGCSVELDEITQQHVIANIKQSLSISRPKLFEQVRELVVSDGTRRPVEFLPDFLLAYGHSFATIYRGKQSRSRGGKAIRCTWNYALSQSGVEDSLADLFADDAFIDINNRVHALTHVNDPVRQTGYLRLLRGTQSERGMGEVERRLAWMLVFSVWMTGRFTPSSERFTLDEALERLRRYPAVADELEQVWRIVEETERRVIRPERLLEGKSPLMTHGVYSREELFAGLAAHETSRIPSSFVEGVLESATVDAVALLVTLEKNEKHYSPQTMYKDYALTDREFAWDSQNSTTPDSRKGLMYRGLGEDARTPLLFVRRTKTSQEIPDGIEPYVFLGPVSYMDHEGSQPMHITWKLERAMPAELFNVARVAA, encoded by the coding sequence ATGAACGACGATGATGCGCTTCCCTTCGGACTATACGAGCTCGTCGAGTCGGCAGCGCTGCCCACTCACCGTTTTCCTCCGCAGGCACAGGCAGATTGGGCCGAGGTCGATGAGGCCGAAAGAATATCTGTTCTGTCCCGCTACGTTGCGGCGCAGCTGGAGCAACGGCTGAAGCTAGCGGATAAAAAGGATCGCGTTGACATCGTGAACCAGGCCCTCGCGGGTATTCAGCCTGACGATGCGATCCGTTGGGGTGCGAAGGGAGAGCTGAGGCAGCTTGTCGCGCTCCGGCCCTCTCAGTCACGCCGGATCCTACGTCCCGAGACACCGCTATCGGATGCTGCTCTCTTGACGAATGGGCCGCAGCAGCCGTCACTCAGCCGAGAGATCGTGAGGGAGATGGCGAGCGCCGATAGAGTCGATCTGCTCTGCTCCTTCCTCAAGGTCAGCGGCATCAACGTCCTATGGAAGGCGTTGGCGGAGCTTCGTGCGCGGGGCGTGCCATTGAGGGTCATCACGACAACGTACATGGGTGCGACAGACGCGAAAGCGGTTCACATCCTCCATGACATGGGGGCGGAGGTAAAGGTCAGCTACTTGACCACGACGACGCGTCTTCACGCCAAAGCCTGGCTCTTCGAGAGGGATTCGGGGTTCAGCACGGGATATGTCGGATCGTCCAACCTGTCCGCGGCGGCGATGACTGACGGGTTGGAGTGGAACGTACGCCTCTCGAACGCATTGACCCCAGGGGTCCTGTCGCAGTTTCGCGCGACGTTCGACAGCTACTGGAGCAACCCCGAGTTCGTCACGTACGAGCCAGATCAGCGAGACGAACTCGACAGAGCACTGCGACGGGCGACGGACGGTGACAAGCGCACACTCGCCGCGCTGGATATGACATTCCTCGACGTCTACCCGCGTCCGCACCAGGCCCTCATGCTCGACCACCTCGCGGCAGAGCGAAGCAGAGGTCATCACAGGAACCTCGTCGTCGCGGCGACCGGTACAGGGAAGACGATCCTGTCAGCTCTTGACTTCCGTGCGCTCTCAGAGACGCTCCACAGTCCGACCCTCCTTTTCGTCGCCCACCGGGAGAAGATCCTCACCCAGGCCAGGCAGGCGTTCCAGGCCGTCATGAGGAAGCGGTCCTTCGGCGACATGCTGGTCGGCGGTGCACGCCCGAGGGACACGAACCATGTCTTCGCATCGATACAGTCCCTGAGTCGCGGCTGGCTCACGTCCCTCCCGCGCGATCACTTCGATATCGTCATCATCGACGAGTTCCACCACGCCGATGCGGCAACTTATCGCGCGGTCCTCGACTATCTGGAACCGAAGGAGCTCATCGGTCTCACTGCCACCCCCGAGCGCGGTGACGGTGTTGACGTTGCCGAGGAGTTCTTCGACGGCAGGATCGCGACAGAGCTCAGACTGTGGGATGCTCTCGACGCGGACCTGCTCGTGCCCTTCCACTATTTCGGGATCGATGATGGCACCGACCTGTCACGGCTCAAGGTCACCCGCGGAGCATACGAGACGGAAGCGCTCAACCAGATCTATGTCGACGATGAGGAAGGCTCCCAGGGCAAGACGCGCCTCCGCATCATTGCCGAAGAGCTCGATCTCAAGGTGGCGGACCCGAAGCGCATGAAGGCGCTCGGCTTCTGCGCCTCCAAGGTTCACGCGCGCTTCATGGCGGAGGCCTTCAACCGGCTCGGAATAGCGGCCGTGTCGCTCGTCGGCGAAGACCCGGAGGCGGACCGAATCGATGCGATCGAGAGGCTCCGATCCGACGATGATCCGCTAGCCGTGATCTTCACCGTCGACATCTTCAACGAAGGCGTGGATATCCCCGACGTCGACACGCTCCTCATGCTCCGGCCGACCGAATCGCCGACACTGTTCCAGCAGCAGCTGGGACGCGGCCTGCGCCGAGCACCGCGAAAGAGCGTGCTCACCGTTCTCGACTTCGTCGGCAACCATTCAGGGCTGTACAGGTTCGAGAAAAAATATAAGGCTTTTGTGAGGGGCGGGCGATTGACCGCACATGCCGTCACGGGCGGCTTCCCGGACCTCCCGGCCGGGTGCAGCGTCGAGCTCGACGAGATCACACAGCAGCACGTGATTGCGAACATCAAGCAGTCCCTGTCGATCTCCCGCCCGAAACTGTTCGAGCAGGTCCGAGAGCTTGTGGTGTCCGACGGTACGAGGCGGCCCGTCGAGTTCCTCCCCGATTTCCTCTTAGCCTATGGTCACAGCTTCGCGACGATCTATCGGGGGAAGCAGTCGAGATCCCGAGGCGGAAAAGCCATTCGATGCACCTGGAACTATGCGCTCTCACAGTCCGGCGTCGAGGACAGTCTGGCCGACCTCTTCGCAGACGACGCGTTCATCGACATCAACAACCGAGTCCACGCCTTGACCCACGTCAACGACCCCGTGCGCCAGACGGGCTATCTGCGTCTTCTCCGCGGAACACAGAGCGAACGGGGCATGGGGGAGGTGGAACGGCGCCTTGCATGGATGCTCGTGTTCTCGGTGTGGATGACGGGAAGGTTCACTCCATCATCCGAAAGGTTCACCCTTGATGAGGCGCTTGAGAGGCTGCGACGCTATCCGGCTGTCGCGGATGAACTCGAGCAGGTATGGCGGATCGTCGAGGAAACCGAGCGGCGGGTGATCCGCCCCGAACGTCTACTCGAAGGGAAATCGCCGCTGATGACGCACGGCGTCTACTCGCGCGAAGAACTCTTCGCCGGTCTCGCCGCTCACGAAACGTCCCGCATCCCCTCGTCGTTCGTCGAGGGCGTCCTCGAGTCTGCGACAGTGGATGCTGTCGCTCTCCTCGTGACTCTCGAGAAGAACGAGAAGCACTATTCGCCTCAGACGATGTACAAGGACTACGCACTGACCGATCGGGAATTCGCGTGGGACTCGCAGAACTCGACAACTCCGGACAGCAGGAAGGGGCTCATGTATCGGGGTCTGGGGGAGGACGCGCGCACCCCGCTCCTCTTCGTGCGCAGGACGAAGACCAGCCAGGAGATCCCAGATGGAATCGAGCCCTACGTCTTCCTCGGCCCCGTCTCCTACATGGACCACGAGGGCTCACAGCCCATGCACATCACGTGGAAGCTCGAGAGGGCGATGCCGGCGGAGCTCTTCAACGTCGCGAGGGTAGCCGCCTGA